The following proteins are encoded in a genomic region of Paenibacillus sp. FSL R7-0273:
- a CDS encoding polysaccharide deacetylase, with product MKGSKRTRIRRIAVRGLLTMAVAVTVLAGLGVIQSLIERKEGSQQALAAAPVPLKNKLPAGAAQDRATPAVTQNSIAQDVRRETVSSVKGTVIAAQQNGTNAAAAAAAVQKTEQKKEQKSGQKTVYLTFDDGPSNVTPAVLKVLRKENVKATFFVLGQQAASHPELINTIWEQGHAIGNHTYNHNYKELYSGFTAFWKQIKQTEEVLREITGIRPRLVRAPGGTYGHFDATYFELLKEAGYSVVDWNVDSGDSRRKGVPAAEILQESVSSQAEQVILLLHDGAGHAESAKALPQIISRYKAAGYRFGVLDAAQEPVQFRVSANAQTAGRNTPSEAWIASNILPNADLFGPGKPLILEVGKQEIKLDPGEFKISKGQYKVPLRAVIERLGGRVGWDTASRSGSVWWNGREVRADAGNQRLTLVSDDGTLITRKSDVELIGSSLWLPLRDLLEEAGHPLLEVKVTAAERRIKAL from the coding sequence ATGAAGGGTAGCAAAAGAACCCGTATCCGCCGGATTGCCGTCCGCGGGTTGCTCACTATGGCTGTTGCAGTAACGGTTTTGGCCGGTTTAGGAGTCATACAGTCTCTGATTGAACGGAAAGAGGGTTCTCAGCAGGCCTTGGCTGCTGCGCCTGTACCTCTTAAGAATAAACTTCCGGCTGGCGCGGCGCAAGATAGGGCGACTCCGGCTGTAACCCAGAATAGTATTGCCCAAGATGTCCGTAGGGAGACGGTGTCCTCCGTCAAGGGCACGGTTATAGCTGCACAGCAGAATGGGACCAATGCGGCAGCAGCCGCTGCTGCGGTGCAAAAGACCGAGCAAAAGAAAGAGCAAAAGTCAGGCCAGAAGACGGTTTATCTAACCTTTGATGACGGTCCCAGCAATGTAACGCCCGCTGTGCTTAAGGTGCTGCGCAAGGAGAACGTAAAGGCGACTTTTTTTGTGCTGGGACAGCAGGCCGCAAGTCATCCTGAGCTGATTAACACGATTTGGGAGCAGGGGCATGCTATCGGTAATCATACCTATAATCATAATTATAAGGAGCTGTACAGCGGCTTCACGGCCTTCTGGAAGCAGATCAAGCAGACCGAGGAGGTGCTGCGGGAGATAACCGGCATCCGTCCCCGGCTGGTGCGTGCTCCCGGCGGAACCTACGGGCACTTTGATGCTACTTACTTTGAGCTGCTAAAAGAGGCGGGCTATTCTGTCGTGGACTGGAACGTGGACAGCGGAGACTCCAGGCGCAAGGGTGTACCGGCGGCAGAAATCCTGCAGGAGTCGGTGTCCTCGCAGGCGGAACAGGTCATTCTGCTGCTCCATGACGGGGCCGGGCATGCGGAAAGCGCCAAGGCTCTCCCGCAGATCATCTCCCGGTATAAGGCTGCCGGATACCGGTTTGGTGTTCTGGATGCAGCACAGGAGCCGGTGCAATTCAGAGTGTCTGCCAACGCACAGACAGCAGGAAGGAATACACCGTCCGAAGCTTGGATAGCATCGAATATTTTACCGAATGCGGATCTGTTCGGCCCGGGCAAGCCGCTTATTCTGGAAGTGGGCAAGCAGGAGATAAAGCTGGATCCCGGTGAGTTTAAAATCAGCAAAGGCCAGTATAAGGTTCCGCTGCGTGCAGTTATTGAGCGCCTGGGCGGCAGGGTAGGCTGGGATACGGCCAGCCGGAGCGGAAGCGTCTGGTGGAACGGGCGTGAGGTTAGGGCTGATGCGGGCAATCAACGCCTGACCCTGGTCTCGGATGACGGTACCCTCATAACGAGAAAGTCGGATGTGGAGCTGATCGGCTCCTCCCTGTGGCTTCCCTTGCGCGACCTGCTGGAAGAGGCGGGGCACCCGCTGCTGGAGGTTAAGGTAACGGCGGCGGAGCGCCGGATAAAAGCGCTTTAA
- a CDS encoding DUF58 domain-containing protein produces the protein MSSSSLINQQTTEKGELPERSPDVTGLLFRRGRSMAAEWIRMLAVTLLLGGLYIWRGGASLLFLLTVCGLLMAGGFLLQAFGPRRFRITRSITPVRPVAGDSLLVEVQVSFAARLPLPWMIITDYWGGSWHRELLFPGFRRSFRYSYRLHELPRGVYQLHGSRITWGDPAGLFTGESRLEGQDSLKVLPRPLFIGTDRPESGRHTGDVLVRRGRGSSEAADIRNYMPGDPLNRIHWKSSASKGMLQSRVPEKEEARMSCIVLANSAEDYEVPFSSLSPRSRRNHSEPAFERAVSAAMGLMLYAERSGAYVQLFTGGWPEGMARHEGLGKIPGRVQELLTEIRPGGTRSLSRLLEDASQQWIPGMTVAVITGRLEEEAARVIARFLVQGVKVELYYVWDQAAPLPGGAAAAKLQSPAAADRRPGECKPRTAGTVSASLARLGARVYCLDYPDASERNKEAEAHEFPGRPTMG, from the coding sequence TTGTCCTCTTCATCATTAATCAATCAGCAAACAACGGAAAAGGGGGAGCTGCCTGAGCGCTCGCCGGACGTGACGGGGCTGCTTTTTCGCAGGGGCCGCAGCATGGCGGCGGAGTGGATACGGATGCTGGCGGTTACCCTTCTGCTTGGCGGCCTGTATATCTGGAGAGGCGGGGCTTCGCTGCTGTTCCTGCTGACGGTATGCGGGCTGCTGATGGCCGGCGGCTTTCTGCTGCAGGCTTTTGGACCACGGCGGTTCCGGATCACCCGCAGTATTACACCGGTGCGCCCGGTAGCGGGAGACAGTCTGCTGGTGGAGGTGCAGGTCAGCTTTGCTGCCAGGCTCCCGCTGCCTTGGATGATCATCACCGATTATTGGGGCGGCAGCTGGCACCGGGAGCTGCTGTTTCCAGGCTTCCGGCGTTCCTTCCGGTATTCCTACAGGCTCCACGAGCTGCCCCGCGGTGTTTATCAGCTGCACGGCAGCCGCATTACATGGGGAGATCCGGCGGGGCTGTTTACGGGGGAAAGCCGGCTTGAGGGACAGGATAGCCTGAAGGTGCTCCCGAGACCCCTCTTTATCGGTACAGACCGGCCGGAGAGCGGCAGACACACCGGTGATGTCCTGGTGCGACGGGGCCGGGGGAGCAGCGAGGCTGCGGATATCCGTAATTATATGCCGGGTGATCCGCTGAACCGTATCCACTGGAAGAGCAGCGCCAGCAAAGGAATGCTGCAGAGCCGGGTGCCTGAGAAGGAAGAGGCCCGCATGTCCTGTATTGTGCTGGCTAACAGTGCCGAAGATTATGAAGTTCCATTCAGCTCCCTGTCTCCGCGCAGCCGGCGGAATCATTCGGAGCCGGCCTTCGAACGGGCTGTATCCGCGGCAATGGGGCTGATGCTCTATGCTGAGCGCAGCGGCGCTTATGTGCAGCTGTTCACCGGAGGCTGGCCTGAGGGCATGGCCAGACATGAAGGGCTCGGCAAAATTCCCGGCAGAGTGCAGGAGCTGCTTACCGAGATCAGGCCCGGGGGGACAAGAAGCCTAAGCCGGCTGCTGGAGGATGCTTCACAGCAATGGATTCCCGGCATGACGGTAGCCGTCATTACGGGAAGGCTGGAGGAGGAGGCGGCCCGGGTGATTGCCCGGTTTCTGGTGCAGGGAGTGAAGGTAGAGCTGTACTACGTGTGGGATCAGGCTGCTCCTCTTCCAGGCGGCGCAGCGGCAGCAAAGCTGCAGAGCCCGGCTGCAGCTGACCGCAGGCCGGGTGAATGCAAGCCGCGGACAGCCGGAACTGTCAGCGCCAGCCTGGCCCGGCTCGGTGCGAGGGTATACTGTCTGGATTATCCGGATGCGTCAGAACGGAACAAGGAGGCGGAGGCTCATGAATTTCCGGGGAGACCCACAATGGGATAG
- a CDS encoding MarR family winged helix-turn-helix transcriptional regulator, protein MEEKERQLDDILSSFRCITHNYQQLLWKDAEELNVTSTQLMVLRKLAMHPDIGITELADLLHLGNSAASGVVDRMVKAGLITRQRSETDRRVVHLAATGKGLEIRERSKQSIRKHLQPLENIPAEDVKELLRLHGEIINILVQGRENK, encoded by the coding sequence TTGGAGGAAAAAGAGCGGCAGCTGGATGACATTCTGTCTTCATTCCGCTGCATCACCCATAATTATCAGCAGCTTCTCTGGAAGGATGCAGAAGAGCTTAACGTAACATCCACACAGCTTATGGTGCTGCGCAAGCTGGCTATGCATCCGGATATCGGGATTACCGAGCTTGCTGATCTGCTTCATTTAGGAAACAGCGCTGCAAGCGGAGTAGTGGACCGGATGGTTAAGGCAGGCCTGATTACAAGACAGCGGTCGGAGACAGACAGGCGCGTTGTTCATCTGGCGGCAACCGGGAAGGGGCTGGAAATCAGGGAGCGCAGCAAGCAGTCCATACGCAAGCACTTGCAGCCCCTGGAGAATATTCCTGCTGAGGATGTCAAAGAGCTGCTGCGTCTGCACGGTGAAATTATTAATATTTTAGTTCAAGGGAGAGAAAATAAGTAA
- a CDS encoding DHA2 family efflux MFS transporter permease subunit, producing the protein MSTIHANTAGGAKAIRRGPIIAALLIGAFVALLNQTLMNVALPKMMEDLNIVANTAQWLTTGFMLVNGVLIPISAYLVEKFTTRQLFITSMVLFSIGTLICAVGTGFEMIMVGRVVQAVGAGILMPLMNIVFLRIFPIEERGKAMGLMAVAMIFAPAVGPTLSGWVVQNYSWRVLFYIVLPLAIFSTLLGMKAMQNVGQLTSPKLDKIGIILSTLGFGGLLYGFSDAGTDGWDSAIVITCLILGALSLVLFVWRELTTDTPLLEFRIFRYNMYSLTTVINIIITMAMYAGMILLPIYLQTIRGFTPMESGLMLLPGAILMGIMSPITGIIFDKIGARWLAVIGLLITTITTWEFSQISTTTTYTHLILTYTARMFGMSMLMMPIVTAGLNQLPQRLSSHGTAMSNTLRTVGGALGMALFVSLMTNRTKSNIADAVASGAVSQTDKAAMLKLTQEATINGITHAFTVATWVTAVALVLALFIRKTSPQADFIKTEEAEPVLTKSIKAQPVK; encoded by the coding sequence ATGAGTACAATACATGCGAATACTGCGGGCGGAGCCAAAGCGATCCGCAGAGGGCCGATTATCGCCGCACTGCTGATCGGTGCTTTTGTCGCGCTGCTGAATCAGACGCTGATGAATGTAGCCCTGCCGAAAATGATGGAGGATCTGAATATTGTGGCCAATACGGCGCAGTGGCTGACAACCGGCTTCATGCTGGTGAACGGGGTGCTGATCCCGATCAGCGCCTACCTGGTGGAGAAGTTTACGACCCGCCAGCTGTTTATAACATCGATGGTCCTGTTTTCGATAGGGACGCTGATTTGTGCGGTCGGAACAGGCTTTGAGATGATTATGGTCGGACGTGTCGTGCAGGCGGTCGGCGCCGGCATTCTGATGCCGCTGATGAACATTGTGTTCCTGCGCATTTTCCCGATTGAAGAACGCGGTAAGGCGATGGGGCTGATGGCAGTAGCGATGATCTTCGCTCCGGCGGTCGGCCCGACGCTGTCCGGCTGGGTTGTACAGAACTATTCCTGGCGGGTGCTGTTCTATATCGTATTGCCGCTTGCTATATTCTCCACGTTGCTGGGGATGAAGGCGATGCAGAATGTTGGGCAGCTGACCTCTCCAAAGCTCGATAAAATCGGGATCATCCTGTCAACGCTTGGCTTTGGCGGCTTGCTGTACGGGTTCAGTGATGCCGGAACCGACGGCTGGGATAGTGCGATCGTGATTACCTGCCTGATCCTGGGGGCCCTTTCGCTGGTGCTGTTTGTATGGCGCGAGCTTACAACCGATACACCGCTGCTGGAGTTCCGGATTTTCCGTTACAATATGTATTCCCTGACTACTGTAATTAATATTATCATTACTATGGCGATGTATGCCGGTATGATCCTGCTGCCGATTTATCTGCAGACCATCCGCGGCTTTACGCCGATGGAATCGGGTCTGATGCTGCTGCCGGGTGCGATTCTGATGGGGATTATGTCTCCGATCACAGGCATTATTTTTGATAAAATCGGGGCTAGATGGCTGGCCGTTATTGGACTTCTGATTACTACGATTACGACCTGGGAGTTCAGTCAGATTTCCACCACCACCACTTACACTCACCTGATCCTGACCTATACAGCCCGGATGTTCGGAATGTCGATGCTGATGATGCCGATTGTGACAGCAGGACTTAACCAGCTGCCGCAGCGCCTCAGCTCGCACGGTACGGCAATGTCGAACACACTGCGTACGGTAGGCGGGGCGCTGGGGATGGCGCTGTTTGTCAGCCTGATGACCAACCGCACCAAGAGCAATATTGCCGATGCTGTAGCAAGCGGAGCCGTATCACAGACAGATAAGGCTGCTATGCTCAAGCTTACGCAGGAGGCGACGATCAACGGAATTACACATGCATTTACTGTGGCTACATGGGTAACGGCTGTGGCTCTGGTGCTGGCCCTGTTCATCAGGAAGACCTCGCCGCAGGCAGACTTCATTAAGACTGAGGAAGCCGAGCCTGTATTAACCAAGAGCATTAAAGCGCAGCCAGTAAAATAA
- a CDS encoding helix-turn-helix transcriptional regulator → MKIDRLLSIVILLMNRPLIQAKELADMFEVSVRTIYRDIESINGAGIPVVTYQGAGGGIGLMEGYRLDRNMLTERELADIFTALQSVSSYGGTGHTLLMEKISSVIPPSQTAAFRSKTAQLIVDFSPWGLQGPLEERLALIKEALEESAAVAFEYVAASGAASRRSVEPYTLVLKGQSWYLYGFCTGRGDFRLFKLLRMKSLVKEDRRYVRQDIPVGELPWSRGWADPAGTVPVVLRFSAAGRHLAEDYFDCSELQPESDGGYTVTVYYPEDNWLYGFLLSFGPAAEVLEPEHIRRRLGEIAAGIAAVYSEPPTQPANR, encoded by the coding sequence TTGAAAATAGACCGTCTGCTCTCCATCGTCATCCTGCTGATGAACCGCCCCCTGATCCAGGCCAAGGAGCTGGCCGATATGTTCGAGGTGTCTGTACGCACCATTTACCGGGATATTGAAAGCATTAACGGAGCCGGGATTCCCGTCGTGACCTACCAGGGGGCTGGCGGCGGAATCGGCCTGATGGAGGGCTACCGGCTTGACCGCAATATGCTGACCGAGCGCGAGCTCGCTGATATTTTTACTGCGCTGCAAAGTGTCTCCTCCTATGGGGGCACCGGGCACACACTCCTAATGGAAAAAATCAGCAGTGTCATTCCGCCCTCCCAGACCGCCGCCTTCCGCAGCAAAACCGCCCAGCTCATTGTCGACTTTTCACCATGGGGGCTGCAGGGTCCGCTGGAGGAACGGCTCGCCCTGATTAAGGAGGCGCTGGAGGAATCCGCTGCTGTCGCCTTTGAATATGTTGCGGCCAGCGGTGCTGCAAGCCGGCGTTCTGTTGAGCCCTATACACTTGTATTAAAGGGACAGTCCTGGTATCTGTACGGCTTCTGCACCGGGCGCGGTGATTTCAGGCTGTTTAAGCTGCTGCGTATGAAGTCGCTGGTCAAGGAGGACCGCCGCTACGTAAGGCAGGACATCCCTGTGGGTGAGCTGCCCTGGAGCCGCGGCTGGGCAGATCCGGCAGGAACGGTACCGGTTGTGCTGCGCTTCTCTGCTGCCGGCCGGCATCTTGCCGAGGATTACTTCGACTGCAGCGAGCTTCAGCCGGAGTCAGACGGCGGCTATACTGTGACTGTCTATTACCCGGAGGACAACTGGCTGTACGGCTTTCTCCTCAGCTTCGGGCCTGCAGCAGAAGTACTGGAGCCGGAGCACATCCGCCGCAGACTCGGTGAGATTGCTGCCGGCATCGCCGCAGTCTATAGCGAACCCCCGACGCAGCCGGCAAACCGGTGA
- a CDS encoding MFS transporter, with protein MGKETSGIGGRLPGGYSKLFAAGLVNGIGDRFSSVAMLALVLQMTGSGMAVGISLGVRVLPYLFMAPLGGMLATRLPRKAIMIAVDLLRVPVALSFLLVDGEDRLWLLYTGSFIMAAGEAVYSPVRKSSIPLLADSSALLRINALEQLMNGSVLILGAFTGGIVSLWFGPETSFIVNALSFLVAALLLWGIRFPQTGGTGREAGEAVRKSADTGQEPLEAQNVPGAGAAGEPRAAAQLTGGRLQTLRHLAKGSLVLQIVIAYELLVPVINGWDNVLISVYAVQEFHAGDVGVGAFYAALGIGLSLSFFADRLLKKRLLAAALAGLMLEGVLLMAISTSGSFIQAFMLYILLSLAGGVGNACLDTLVMRETPSRLQPVIFGMLSAASGTLLGLSMLGAGWMLDYVEPRLLGWAGGAGFTLIALLLAGYAAVRGGDAEEEDALTPEGWKVIGNKTAAVYSGSFPGAGAVLSGRGG; from the coding sequence ATGGGTAAAGAAACATCCGGTATAGGCGGCAGGCTGCCGGGAGGATATTCAAAATTGTTTGCAGCCGGACTGGTCAACGGAATCGGTGACCGCTTCAGCAGTGTTGCCATGCTGGCGCTCGTCCTGCAAATGACCGGATCGGGCATGGCGGTGGGCATCTCCCTGGGTGTCAGGGTGCTGCCTTATCTGTTCATGGCTCCCCTAGGGGGAATGCTGGCAACCCGGCTGCCGCGTAAGGCTATTATGATTGCAGTTGATCTGCTGCGGGTGCCGGTTGCGTTATCCTTTTTACTGGTGGACGGAGAAGACCGGCTGTGGCTGCTGTACACAGGCAGCTTCATAATGGCTGCGGGAGAGGCCGTTTACAGCCCTGTGCGCAAGTCCTCAATCCCGCTTTTGGCTGACTCATCGGCGCTACTCAGAATAAACGCTCTGGAGCAGCTGATGAACGGAAGTGTATTGATCCTCGGGGCGTTTACCGGAGGCATTGTATCGCTGTGGTTCGGACCGGAAACTTCATTTATTGTGAATGCATTGTCCTTTCTTGTGGCAGCTTTGCTGCTGTGGGGGATTCGTTTTCCGCAGACTGGCGGCACAGGGCGGGAGGCGGGGGAGGCAGTCCGTAAGTCTGCGGATACGGGACAGGAACCGTTAGAAGCGCAGAATGTGCCGGGAGCGGGAGCGGCCGGAGAGCCACGGGCAGCAGCGCAGCTCACCGGAGGGCGGCTGCAGACGCTAAGGCATCTGGCCAAAGGGAGCCTGGTTCTGCAGATTGTAATTGCCTATGAGCTGCTGGTGCCCGTGATTAACGGCTGGGACAATGTGCTGATCAGTGTGTATGCGGTGCAGGAATTTCATGCCGGAGATGTGGGTGTGGGCGCCTTTTATGCTGCGCTGGGGATCGGCCTCAGCCTCAGCTTTTTTGCAGACAGGCTGCTGAAAAAGCGGCTGCTGGCAGCCGCATTGGCCGGGCTTATGCTGGAGGGCGTGCTGCTGATGGCAATCAGTACGAGCGGCAGCTTCATACAGGCATTTATGCTGTATATTCTGCTTTCCCTGGCTGGAGGCGTGGGCAATGCCTGTCTGGATACGCTGGTGATGCGGGAGACACCCTCCCGGCTGCAGCCGGTGATCTTTGGGATGCTGTCCGCGGCAAGCGGCACATTGCTGGGCCTTTCCATGCTCGGGGCAGGCTGGATGCTGGATTATGTAGAGCCGAGGCTGCTTGGCTGGGCCGGGGGGGCCGGGTTCACATTAATTGCGCTGCTGCTGGCCGGATATGCTGCAGTGCGGGGGGGGGATGCTGAGGAAGAGGATGCATTAACGCCAGAGGGATGGAAAGTAATCGGCAATAAAACAGCCGCCGTGTATTCCGGGAGCTTCCCGGGCGCGGGGGCTGTTTTGTCAGGACGGGGAGGCTGA
- a CDS encoding DedA family protein: MEMLKWIQELFAEYGYNVLFFGLLLEFIALPFPGETTMAFAGFLSYTGRLDFLTLVVVAFAGTTAGMTITYFIGLKAGLPFIQRYGKWFLFSPAKLDKTQRWFERYGSFLISIGYFIPGVRHFTGYFAGITALPFRKFAMYAYGGALIWVILFLGIGRVFGPQWMGIFHLFEVYALWIVSGVAALAALIAVFRYRRFLALHLLRRKPELKLKAKLKETSKER; encoded by the coding sequence ATGGAAATGCTGAAGTGGATACAGGAGCTGTTCGCCGAATATGGCTATAATGTGCTGTTCTTCGGGCTTCTTCTGGAATTTATAGCGCTGCCCTTTCCGGGAGAAACGACGATGGCGTTTGCGGGATTTCTCTCCTATACCGGAAGACTGGATTTTTTGACGCTGGTTGTGGTGGCTTTTGCCGGAACAACTGCGGGGATGACGATCACTTACTTTATCGGGCTGAAGGCAGGCCTGCCCTTTATCCAGCGCTACGGCAAATGGTTTCTGTTCTCGCCGGCCAAGCTGGACAAAACACAGCGCTGGTTCGAGCGGTATGGCAGCTTTCTGATTTCTATCGGCTATTTTATTCCGGGGGTCCGGCATTTCACCGGCTATTTCGCCGGCATTACCGCGCTGCCCTTCCGTAAATTCGCAATGTACGCCTATGGCGGTGCTCTGATCTGGGTCATCCTGTTTCTGGGCATCGGCAGAGTTTTCGGTCCGCAATGGATGGGCATCTTTCACCTGTTCGAGGTTTATGCCCTCTGGATTGTCAGCGGTGTCGCCGCCCTTGCCGCACTGATTGCCGTATTCCGCTACCGGCGCTTTCTCGCCCTCCATCTGCTGCGCCGTAAGCCGGAGCTTAAGCTGAAAGCCAAGCTGAAAGAAACGTCCAAAGAACGTTAG
- a CDS encoding transglutaminase domain-containing protein translates to MNFRGDPQWDSPPEGKGAGAPSSISGRDSLIPQNPPVRIYRQDAEQAENSETDSGAGAPLYYRLLFSLAIMGIFISWLMPLQQSVPAPETAELLELLMLAAGALLLWGSFRAPAVIQFGLQSAMIGLTWYWACDRNEGPDWVRAYVSGIPLDAARLVTGRVSELSEDSRLLILILGWGLLVASVQQLALYRGSTSLFTAVTAGYLLVLDIAFGISTTRYVMTASLLILWMHGLTGLQRLKEYSGQRSLPYYRWAGFSLLTAVLLVAAAVTGSMLYGARPAGQLNLRPVMERLEHLADKASSSAEEAGSGNAGTTGYGTGEGELGAPLTPGTAPVFTASVSRPVYWRGESLAYYDGRRWIREGIMYEPLSLTGLPSEEMAGELAAAGPDSSRILKQRIELAEPASGGLPLFSAGAVADVSRVELADGSKLGYVLADPQKSRLRLPESSGSAAITAYEVESLLPENNPAVLGSLGMEDPREISGQYLQLPAALPGRVSALSAELTAGAVNRYAAVAAVQSYLRSSYPYTLDTRIPPGATDFVDDFLFTAKQGYCVHFASAMTVLLRSSGIPARYVQGYGPGTPERGGTRPARFLVTQADAHAWVEVYFPGAGWVPFDPTPGTAFAAAGPAAADAAALAPAPQEASARSAADALPALPQAGGTPAPPAAAAALGLAAAWRWRRSLALLPAALRGGSRGRERQLRAAALAWRGLAARYGPPPPGVTAREYAASLAIGDARLRTAVRQFVRQWEALAYGTPVPPAPAAREEASVPPAPAVREEPSDPPESPAAFISLCLTISFRLA, encoded by the coding sequence ATGAATTTCCGGGGAGACCCACAATGGGATAGTCCGCCGGAAGGCAAGGGAGCTGGCGCCCCTTCTTCCATTTCAGGGAGGGACAGCCTGATTCCTCAGAACCCGCCTGTACGCATATACCGGCAAGACGCAGAGCAAGCAGAGAACAGTGAGACAGACAGCGGGGCCGGGGCCCCACTGTATTACCGTCTGCTGTTCTCTTTGGCTATTATGGGGATCTTTATCAGCTGGCTGATGCCGCTGCAGCAGTCAGTGCCGGCGCCTGAGACGGCAGAGCTGCTGGAGCTTCTGATGCTTGCGGCAGGGGCACTGCTCCTGTGGGGCAGCTTCCGGGCTCCTGCAGTCATACAATTCGGGCTGCAGTCTGCAATGATCGGGCTGACCTGGTATTGGGCTTGTGACCGGAATGAAGGACCCGACTGGGTCAGGGCGTATGTGTCAGGGATTCCGCTGGATGCCGCGAGGCTTGTTACAGGCCGGGTATCGGAGCTGAGCGAGGACAGCCGCCTGCTTATCCTTATACTGGGCTGGGGGCTGCTGGTTGCCTCTGTGCAGCAGCTCGCACTGTACCGGGGGAGCACCTCGCTCTTTACAGCGGTAACCGCCGGCTATCTGCTTGTGCTCGATATTGCCTTTGGAATCAGTACTACCCGCTATGTAATGACTGCCTCCCTGCTTATTCTCTGGATGCACGGGCTGACCGGCCTGCAGCGGCTCAAAGAGTATTCAGGGCAGCGCAGCCTGCCGTATTACCGCTGGGCCGGCTTTTCCCTTCTTACTGCTGTTCTGCTGGTGGCAGCGGCGGTGACGGGCAGCATGCTGTACGGGGCGCGTCCGGCCGGTCAGCTCAACCTGCGGCCGGTCATGGAGCGGCTGGAGCACTTGGCGGATAAGGCCTCAAGCAGTGCGGAGGAAGCCGGGTCCGGCAATGCCGGTACAACAGGCTACGGGACCGGGGAAGGCGAGCTTGGCGCACCGCTGACGCCCGGTACTGCACCTGTCTTTACCGCTTCCGTAAGCCGGCCGGTGTACTGGAGGGGCGAGAGCCTGGCCTATTATGACGGCCGCCGCTGGATCCGGGAAGGGATTATGTATGAGCCGCTCAGCCTGACAGGACTTCCCTCGGAGGAAATGGCCGGGGAGCTTGCGGCTGCCGGGCCGGACAGCAGCCGGATACTGAAGCAGCGGATAGAGCTTGCTGAGCCTGCTTCCGGCGGACTGCCGCTTTTCAGCGCGGGGGCGGTAGCCGATGTAAGCCGGGTGGAGCTTGCAGACGGGAGCAAGCTTGGCTATGTGCTGGCGGATCCGCAGAAAAGCCGCCTCCGCCTGCCCGAATCCTCCGGCTCCGCTGCAATTACGGCTTATGAAGTGGAATCATTGCTGCCGGAGAATAATCCGGCGGTACTGGGCAGCCTGGGGATGGAAGATCCCCGCGAAATTTCCGGCCAGTATCTGCAGCTGCCGGCCGCGCTTCCCGGACGGGTTAGCGCACTTTCCGCCGAGCTTACTGCGGGGGCCGTGAACAGGTATGCTGCCGTTGCTGCTGTCCAGAGCTATCTCCGCAGCTCCTATCCGTATACGCTGGATACCCGGATTCCGCCGGGGGCTACGGATTTTGTGGATGATTTCCTGTTTACCGCGAAGCAGGGCTACTGCGTCCACTTCGCTTCGGCGATGACCGTCCTGCTGCGCAGCAGCGGCATCCCGGCCCGGTACGTGCAGGGCTACGGGCCGGGCACTCCCGAGCGCGGCGGCACCCGGCCTGCGCGCTTTCTTGTCACCCAGGCGGATGCCCACGCCTGGGTGGAGGTCTACTTCCCCGGCGCGGGCTGGGTGCCCTTCGACCCCACGCCGGGGACGGCCTTCGCCGCCGCAGGCCCGGCGGCGGCTGATGCAGCGGCGCTGGCCCCCGCGCCGCAGGAGGCGTCCGCGCGCAGCGCCGCGGACGCCCTGCCCGCCCTGCCGCAGGCGGGCGGAACCCCGGCGCCGCCCGCTGCCGCGGCGGCGCTGGGGCTCGCCGCCGCCTGGCGCTGGCGGCGGAGCCTGGCCCTGCTGCCGGCGGCGCTGCGCGGCGGCAGCAGGGGCCGTGAGCGGCAGCTGCGCGCAGCCGCGCTGGCCTGGCGGGGCCTGGCGGCGCGGTACGGCCCGCCGCCGCCAGGCGTGACGGCCAGGGAGTACGCAGCCTCCCTGGCCATCGGGGACGCGCGGCTGCGCACCGCGGTCCGGCAGTTCGTACGCCAGTGGGAGGCCCTGGCGTACGGCACTCCCGTCCCGCCTGCGCCCGCCGCCCGCGAGGAGGCGTCCGTCCCGCCTGCGCCCGCCGTCCGCGAGGAGCCGTCCGATCCGCCCGAGAGCCCAGCCGCCTTCATCAGCCTGTGCCTGACCATTTCCTTCCGGCTGGCCTGA